In Myxocyprinus asiaticus isolate MX2 ecotype Aquarium Trade chromosome 8, UBuf_Myxa_2, whole genome shotgun sequence, a single genomic region encodes these proteins:
- the LOC127444895 gene encoding uncharacterized protein LOC127444895 has product MSTSRITHAFKHIPVICYRPFTRYRCKTKCNPHNLWPLYTSAPAPLSFSVGLWNCQSAVNKADFIPAFATKSTLSILALTETWIRPEDTATPAALSNNFSFSHTPRHTGRGGGTGQLTNFLEELDVLLSSLPEDGRPLVVLGDFNIHQDIHQDKPQATELNTLPASFDLEKLHTTATHRSGNQLDLIFTRQHVLHHPAPGCLTSFMNIGLTSGQLRGDGGNLKIQQI; this is encoded by the exons atgtctacttcacgaataacacatgccttcaagcacatccctgttatctgttacagaccatttacacgatatcgatgcaagaccaaatgcaacccacacaacctatggccactttacacttcagcacctgctccgctctctttctcagtgggactctggaactgccagtcagctgtgaacaaagctgacttcattccagcctttgccacaaagtccaccctcagcatcctggcactgacagaaacatggatacgtccagaggatacagcaacacctgctgctctctccaacaacttctccttctctcacacccctcgacacaccggtaggggtgggggaacag gtcagctgacaaactttcttgaggagttggatgtcctgctgtcctccttgccggaggatggtaggccacttgtggttcttggtgatttcaacatacaccaagacatacaccaagacaagccccaggccactgaattgaatactctcccggcctcatttgacttggaaaaactacacaccacagcaactcacagatcgggcaaccagctggacctcatctttacac gccagcacgtgctacaccacccagcccctggctgtctgacgtccttcatgaacatcggactgacctcagggcagctgagaggagatggcggaaatctaaagatccagcagatctag
- the LOC127444893 gene encoding 40S ribosomal protein S6-like, with product MKLNISFPATGCQKLIEVDDERKLRIFYEKRMATEVAADTLGDEWKGYVVRISGGNDKQGFPMKQGVLTHGRVRLLLSKGHSCYRPRRTGERKRKSVRGCIVDANLSVLNLVIVRKGEKDVPGLTDSTVPRRLGPKRASKIRKLFNLSKEDDVRQYVVRRPLTKEGKKPRTKAPKIQRLVTPRVLQHKRRRIALKKQRTLKNKEEAAEYTKLLAKRMKEAKEKRQEQIAKRRRLSSLRASKSESSQK from the exons ATGAAG CTCAATATCTCGTTCCCCGCCACTGGCTGCCAAAAGCTGATAGAAGTTGACGATGAGCGTAAACTGAGGATTTTCTATGAGAAGCGCATGGCCACAGAGGTGGCTGCAGACACTCTGGGTGATGAGTGGAAG GGCTATGTTGTGCGTATCAGCGGAGGCAACGACAAACAGGGCTTCCCCATGAAGCAGGGTGTGCTGACCCATGGCCGTGTGCGTCTCCTCCTCAGCAAGGGACACTCCTGTTACCGCCCTCGTCGTACTGGCGAGCGCAAACGCAAGTCTGTCCGTGGCTGCATTGTCGACGCCAACCTTAGTGTTCTCAACTTGGTCATTGTCAGGAAGG GTGAGAAGGACGTTCCTGGGCTTACTGATAGCACTGTCCCTCGTCGACTGGGACCCAAGAGAGCAAGCAAGATCCGCAAGCTCTTCAACCTGTCCAAAGAGGATGATGTCAGGCAGTATGTGGTCAGGAGACCCCTCACTAAAGAAG GTAAGAAGCCCAGGACTAAGGCCCCTAAGATTCAGCGTCTGGTTACGCCCCGTGTGCTGCAGCACAAGCGCAGGCGTATTGCTCTCAAGAAGCAGCGCACACTGAAGAACAAGGAGGAGGCTGCAGAATACACCAAGCTGCTGGCCAAGAGGATGAAG GAGGCCAAAGAAAAACGTCAAGAACAGATTGCTAAGAGACGGCGTCTCTCCTCTCTGAGAGCATCCAAGTCGGAGTCTAGCCAGAAGTGA